One region of Miscanthus floridulus cultivar M001 chromosome 19, ASM1932011v1, whole genome shotgun sequence genomic DNA includes:
- the LOC136528203 gene encoding uncharacterized protein — protein MPHPHAAMFRSLLHLSRRRLLPTNPRLPRPLNPRLPRSPLSARPRFLSSSTSPTPGGAGWATYDPLTDSLSASAALPSASASDSEAPAVSDAWGVYDPVSGRIVKQGSPPPSSSTTVEEKDEEKDEEEEQEDEEGEETGELQDEEEAGVKEKGKKQASALRGNHQVKWSSVAAARRPAGKGGKERSSYVCSNCGEGDSQWWGKCRHCNAIGTVDKYVPGPDGGGAAVEGSHHIGRSWIPQKAKEMVPQSLQEVNKGVDQAQWRIPLWGSFGMEISRVLGGGIVPGSLILVGGDPGVGKSSLMLQLASNILEDFKAKESSPVVYVSGEESIEQIGNRADRMSITSSNLYLYSGTDIEDILDKIQPLSPKALIIDSIQTVYVRSFAGSAGNLSQVKECTSALLRFAKLTNIPVFLIGHVTKTGDIAGPRLLEHIVDVVLYMEGERCSSHRLLRSVKNRFGSTDELGVFEMAEFGLQAVLNPSQMFLTEHDSDSEILAGLAVAVILDGSRTFALEVQALCVSGSHRSGQVVGIPSSRADVIISVLMKQAGLQLQDTTIFLNVVSGFKLTETAGDLAIAASICSSFLEFPIPNDVAFIGEVGLGGELRAVPRMDKRVMAIAKLGYKKCVVPKTSEKLLRPLDLDIEILPCSNLKQVINTVFTTQG, from the exons ATGCCCCACCCGCACGCCGCGATGTTCCGCTCGCTCCTCCACCtctcccgccgccgcctcctccccacGAACCCTCGTCTCCCCCGCCCCCTGAACCCTCGTCTCCCCCGCTCCCCGCTCTCCGCCCGCCCGCGCTTCCTGTCCTCTTCAACCTCGCCCACACCCGGCGGCGCAGGATGGGCCACCTACGACCCGCTCACCGACAGCCTCAGCGCCTCCGCGGCGCTCccttccgcctccgcctccgattCCGAGGCCCCCGCTGTGTCGGATGCCTGGGGCGTCTACGACCCCGTCTCGGGCCGCATCGTCAAGCAGGGGTCCCCACCTCCTTCGTCGTCCACCACCGTGGAGGAGAAGGACGAGGAGAAGgatgaagaggaggagcaggaggacgaggagggggAAGAGACGGGAGAGCTccaggacgaggaggaggcgggCGTAAAGGAGAAGGGGAAGAAGCAGGCGAGCGCGCTCCGCGGGAACCACCAGGTCAAGTGGtcgtcggtggcggcggcgcggaggcCCGCGGGTAAGGGCGGCAAGGAGAGGAGCTCGTACGTGTGCAGCAACTGCGGGGAGGGCGATTCACAGTGGTGGGGCAAATGCCGCCACTGCAATGCGATTGGGACCGTGGACAAGTACGTCCCAGGGCCTGACGGCGGTGGTGCCGCTGTGGAGGGGTCGCACCACATCGGCCGATCGTGGATTCCTCAGAAGGCCAAGGAGATGGTGCCGCAGAGCCTTCAGGAGGTGAACAAGGGGGTCGACCAGGCACAGTGGCGCATACCCCT GTGGGGGAGTTTCGGGATGGAGATCTCTCGAGTGCTTGGTGGTGGCATTGTTCCTG GATCCTTGATTTTAGTCGGTGGGGATCCAGGTGTTGGCAAAAGTTCATTGATGTTACAG CTTGCTTCGAATATATTGGAGGATTTCAAGGCCAAGGAGTCTTCTCCTGTTGTATATGTGTCTGGTGAGGAG AGTATTGAGCAAATTGGAAACAGGGCTGACCGGATGAGTATCACGTCTAGCAACTTGTACCTCTACTCTGGTACGGATATTGAG GATATCTTGGACAAAATCCAACCACTCTCTCCAAAAGCTCTTATTATCGATTCAATTCAAACAGTTTATGTCAGATCATTTGCTGGAAGTGCTGGTAATTTGTCACAG GTTAAAGAATGCACCTCTGCCTTGTTACGATTTGCAAAGCTGACTAATATCCCTGTTTTCTTG ATTGGACATGTTACGAAAACTGGTGATATTGCTGGTCCTCGCCTCTTAGAGCACATAGTGGATGTTGTTCTTTATATGGAG GGAGAGAGGTGCTCATCCCATCGATTGTTGCGGTCAGTGAAGAACCGTTTTGGTTCAACCGATGAG CTTGGTGTATTTGAGATGGCCGAATTTGGTCTGCAAGCTGTTCTGAATCCAAGCCAGATGTTCTTAACTGAGCATGACTCTGATTCTGAAATTCTGGCTGGGCTTGCTGTAGCTGTTATTTTAGATGGATCTAGGACCTTTGCTCTTGAAGTTCAG GCATTGTGTGTTTCTGGTTCTCATCGTTCTGGACAAGTAGTTGGCATACCGTCAAGCAGGGCTGATGTCATAATCTCT GTTCTTATGAAGCAAGCAGGCCTACAACTTCAGGATACT ACTATTTTTTTGAATGTTGTGAGTGGCTTCAAGTTGACTGAGACTGCAGGAGATTTGGCCATAGCAGCTTCAATTTGCAGCAG TTTCTTGGAATTTCCTATCCCAAATGATGTTGCATTTATTGGAGAGGTCGGCCTCGGTGGTGAACTTAGAGCT GTGCCAAGAATGGACAAGCGGGTGATGGCTATTGCAAAGCTGGGATACAAGAAGTGTGTCGTTCCCAAAACCTCCGAGAAGTTGCTCAGACCACTTGATCTTGACATCGAGATCTTGCCCTGCAGCAACCTGAAGCAGGTTATAAACACCGTGTTTACGACCCAAGGTTGA
- the LOC136528218 gene encoding uncharacterized protein, whose product MALAAIYNLFIINKSGGLIYYKDYGSAGRMDTNDSLRLASLWHSMHAISQQLSPTPGCTGIDLLQAHNFDLHCFQSLTGTKFFVVCETGAPNMEMLLKVIYELYTDFVLKNPFYEMEMPIRCELFDHNLAQVIQKDRVALLGR is encoded by the exons ATGGCATTAGCGGCTATCTATAACCTTTTCATCATTAACAAATCTGGCGGCCTTATATACTACAAG GACTATGGTTCAGCAGGGAGGATGGATACCAATGACAGTCTAAGATTAGCAAGTCTCTGGCATTCGATGCATGCTATCTCCCAGCAACTCTCCCCTACCCCTGGCTGTACTGGCATTGATCTCTTACAAGCTCATAACTTTGATCTCCATTGCTTTCAATCCCTCACAG GGACAAAGTTTTTCGTTGTATGCGAAACTGGAGCTCCAAATATGGAAATGCTACTGAAAGTGATTTATGAGCTGTACACGGACTTTGTTTTGAAGAATCCGTTCTATGAGATGGAGATGCCGATTCGGTGTGAGCTGTTTGATCACAACCTGGCTCAGGTGATCCAGAAGGACCGTGTTGCGCTTCTGGGTCGGTGA